Proteins from a genomic interval of Nautilia sp. PV-1:
- the ruvX gene encoding Holliday junction resolvase RuvX, whose amino-acid sequence MEKIIGIDVGLKRIGVAFSNGSVVVPLPAVIRKNRNQAAKEVMDKINEYKADVLVVGLPMTNEEMQRRIKHFISLLDFNGSTVFIDESYTSAEVEEEIKGVIKHKKDGRIDSLVAKKLIENYLARKS is encoded by the coding sequence ATGGAAAAAATTATTGGAATTGACGTAGGATTAAAACGTATAGGAGTGGCGTTTTCAAACGGAAGCGTTGTTGTGCCACTGCCTGCAGTCATAAGAAAAAACAGAAATCAGGCGGCAAAAGAAGTTATGGATAAAATAAACGAATATAAAGCCGATGTGCTGGTAGTTGGACTGCCAATGACAAACGAAGAGATGCAAAGAAGAATAAAACATTTCATTTCGCTTTTGGATTTTAACGGCAGTACCGTTTTTATTGATGAAAGTTATACAAGTGCGGAAGTGGAAGAAGAAATAAAAGGAGTTATAAAACATAAAAAAGACGGCAGGATAGACTCTCTCGTGGCAAAAAAACTTATAGAAAACTATTTAGCCAGAAAATCGTAA
- a CDS encoding ketopantoate reductase family protein codes for MVNLIDFKDLIGELFLIGLFLSLALGAVIAGKILDKRKRMKILVVGLGGVGGYLAYKLIKCGYNIDVYATEKTNEKVKKEGLKIIDVDKEDTVYPNVGIDGIYDIIFITAKSYSLDEVINEIEGHYHNNTRIVPILNGIGHFEKFKNIGAKIVKACIYILSNKKDVNVIYKKTPLFYMCLENDEILKKVFEKCDLKIKFSDSIDKEIWKKYLFISTFATLQSYYDKPTGWIMENKREEVEKFLDEVINIAKSYGIDLSSEKEKVINQALNIPYESKMSMQIDYEKGNKTEVDNLTGFLAEKSDFIKKYYDFLAK; via the coding sequence ATGGTAAATTTGATAGATTTTAAAGATTTAATAGGGGAACTGTTTTTAATAGGTCTTTTTCTTTCACTTGCACTCGGTGCCGTTATTGCAGGGAAAATTCTGGATAAAAGGAAACGTATGAAAATACTTGTCGTGGGATTAGGCGGAGTTGGAGGATATTTGGCGTATAAACTCATAAAGTGCGGATATAATATCGATGTATACGCTACTGAAAAAACAAACGAAAAAGTCAAAAAAGAAGGACTTAAAATAATAGATGTCGATAAAGAAGATACCGTTTACCCGAATGTCGGCATCGACGGGATTTACGATATTATTTTTATTACGGCTAAATCATACAGTCTTGATGAGGTTATAAATGAAATAGAAGGCCATTATCATAATAATACAAGAATAGTTCCTATATTAAACGGAATAGGGCATTTTGAAAAATTTAAAAATATCGGGGCTAAGATTGTAAAGGCCTGTATTTATATTCTTTCGAATAAAAAAGACGTTAACGTTATTTATAAAAAAACACCGCTTTTTTATATGTGTCTTGAGAATGATGAGATATTGAAAAAAGTTTTTGAAAAATGCGATTTGAAAATCAAATTTTCAGACAGTATCGATAAAGAGATATGGAAAAAATATCTCTTTATTTCAACGTTCGCGACACTTCAGAGTTATTATGACAAACCTACCGGCTGGATTATGGAAAATAAGCGTGAAGAGGTAGAAAAATTTTTGGATGAAGTAATAAATATAGCAAAGAGTTACGGTATAGATTTAAGTTCTGAAAAAGAAAAAGTTATCAATCAGGCATTAAATATACCGTATGAAAGCAAAATGAGCATGCAGATCGATTATGAAAAAGGTAACAAAACGGAAGTAGACAATCTTACCGGTTTTCTTGCCGAAAAAAGTGATTTTATTAAAAAATATTACGATTTTCTGGCTAAATAG
- the trmA gene encoding tRNA (uridine(54)-C5)-methyltransferase TrmA yields the protein MNCSSFGKCGSCVLWQMPYEEQLKMKSGQLIELFSEFDMPGLEVVHGSDEHFRARAEFRVWHEGDKSYYAMRKRKEDGRGVIPIEECKIVDKAIYEVMTPLLNEIEKNDNLRFKLYEIDFLSNSKGELIVTLIYHRKVDETIAEDIQKLKDKFKNIDFIVRKKGRKYVFDKNYLIEELNINSKIYKYKIIENTFSQPNRQMNQKMIEWAMRNSEDLRGDLVELYCGNGNFTIPLSERFNRVIATEISKESIEAATYNAEINERGNITFLAMSAAEFSKLYKDKSPLITKYDLKNVLIDPPRAGLDDKSREFVNEFDNIIYISCNPETLKRDLQTLSKGREIKAFAFFDQFPYTNHAECGVILQKR from the coding sequence ATGAACTGCAGCAGTTTTGGAAAATGCGGAAGCTGTGTACTTTGGCAAATGCCTTATGAAGAACAGTTAAAAATGAAAAGCGGACAGTTAATAGAGCTTTTCAGTGAATTTGATATGCCCGGGCTTGAAGTAGTGCACGGAAGCGACGAACATTTTAGAGCCAGAGCCGAATTCAGGGTGTGGCACGAGGGTGATAAGAGCTATTACGCTATGAGAAAAAGAAAAGAAGACGGAAGAGGTGTAATTCCGATAGAAGAGTGTAAAATAGTCGACAAGGCCATTTACGAGGTGATGACGCCTCTTTTAAATGAAATAGAAAAAAATGACAATTTAAGATTTAAACTTTATGAAATAGATTTTTTAAGCAATTCCAAAGGCGAGCTTATCGTAACGCTTATTTATCACAGAAAAGTTGATGAAACCATAGCGGAGGATATACAGAAGCTTAAAGACAAATTTAAAAATATAGATTTCATAGTCAGAAAAAAAGGAAGAAAGTATGTTTTTGATAAAAATTATTTAATTGAAGAGCTTAATATCAATTCAAAAATTTACAAATATAAAATAATCGAAAACACTTTTTCACAGCCTAACCGGCAGATGAATCAGAAAATGATAGAGTGGGCAATGAGAAACTCGGAAGACTTAAGAGGCGATTTGGTTGAACTTTACTGCGGTAACGGAAATTTTACCATTCCGCTTAGTGAGAGGTTTAACAGGGTAATAGCCACTGAAATCAGTAAAGAATCAATTGAAGCGGCAACTTATAATGCGGAAATTAACGAAAGAGGGAATATAACTTTTCTTGCTATGAGTGCGGCTGAATTTTCAAAACTGTATAAAGACAAATCGCCTTTAATCACCAAATATGATTTAAAAAACGTTTTAATAGATCCTCCCCGTGCCGGGCTTGATGATAAATCCAGGGAATTTGTAAACGAATTTGACAATATTATATATATTTCATGCAATCCCGAAACCCTTAAAAGAGATTTGCAAACACTCTCAAAAGGCAGAGAAATAAAAGCTTTTGCCTTTTTTGACCAGTTTCCGTATACAAACCATGCCGAATGCGGCGTTATTTTGCAAAAAAGATAA
- the fliP gene encoding flagellar type III secretion system pore protein FliP (The bacterial flagellar biogenesis protein FliP forms a type III secretion system (T3SS)-type pore required for flagellar assembly.), with amino-acid sequence MKKLFFLLIPILIFAAAPQIPTVNLSLTAPETPKQLVSVLNITILLTLLVLAPSIILVMTSFVRLLVVFGFLRQALGTPQSPPTTLLVSLALVLTFFIMEPYAKQAYNNGIKPYTEKKIGYEQAFERSIKPFKTFMIKNTREKDLALFFRIRHLPNPKTVNDVPLTILVPAFMISELKTAFEIGFLIFLPFLIIDMVVSSILMSLGMMMLPPVMISLPFKILVFILVDGWNLIVLGLVKSFH; translated from the coding sequence ATGAAAAAACTATTCTTTTTACTGATTCCTATATTGATATTTGCGGCTGCGCCGCAGATTCCAACCGTTAATTTGTCTTTGACAGCACCGGAAACTCCTAAACAGCTGGTAAGCGTTTTGAATATTACCATTCTTTTAACTTTACTGGTGTTGGCTCCGAGTATTATACTTGTTATGACCTCTTTTGTGAGGCTTCTAGTAGTATTCGGTTTTTTGCGTCAGGCGTTGGGGACTCCTCAGTCGCCGCCTACAACCTTACTGGTTTCTTTGGCTTTGGTATTGACGTTTTTTATTATGGAACCTTACGCAAAACAGGCTTACAATAACGGAATAAAACCTTATACTGAAAAGAAAATCGGATATGAACAGGCTTTTGAACGGAGTATCAAGCCTTTTAAAACGTTTATGATTAAAAATACCCGTGAAAAAGATTTGGCTCTTTTTTTCAGAATAAGACATCTTCCAAATCCTAAAACGGTAAATGACGTGCCTTTGACTATTCTTGTTCCGGCTTTTATGATAAGCGAATTGAAAACGGCGTTTGAAATAGGGTTTTTGATATTTTTGCCGTTTTTGATTATAGATATGGTGGTAAGTTCCATTTTAATGAGTTTGGGTATGATGATGCTGCCGCCTGTAATGATATCACTGCCTTTTAAAATACTGGTATTTATATTGGTGGACGGCTGGAATCTTATAGTGCTGGGGCTTGTCAAGAGCTTCCATTAG
- a CDS encoding OmpA family protein: MAKKCKCECPECMPEWLATFGDLMSLLLCFFVLLLSMSTMDAKKVKEAIGSLAGALSVLEGGTQTEISRNRIQQATPIERNEETAQTVNKLSQAIAEFKQFTAGGKGPAITLEEGEEGFFIRLPADITFKSGSAQITNEDSLLFLKRIALIIKEYLPKNIEIQVKGFTDNVPPPPTSPYADNWELSAARALSVLKILIKDGVNPKQLSAAAYGEYHPIAANATPQGRAKNRRVEIWFFSKKKQNQSKIEKSVLDKVKK, translated from the coding sequence ATGGCTAAAAAATGTAAGTGCGAATGTCCTGAATGTATGCCCGAATGGCTTGCTACGTTTGGGGACTTGATGAGTCTTCTTTTATGTTTCTTCGTTTTGCTTCTCTCAATGTCTACGATGGATGCCAAAAAAGTTAAAGAAGCTATAGGTTCTTTAGCCGGGGCATTGAGCGTATTAGAAGGCGGAACACAGACAGAAATCAGCAGAAACAGAATTCAGCAGGCTACTCCTATTGAAAGAAACGAGGAAACTGCGCAGACCGTAAATAAACTTTCACAGGCTATTGCTGAATTTAAACAGTTTACAGCGGGAGGCAAAGGGCCGGCTATCACTCTTGAAGAGGGAGAAGAAGGCTTTTTCATAAGACTTCCTGCAGATATTACGTTTAAATCCGGAAGCGCGCAGATTACAAATGAGGACAGTCTTCTGTTTTTGAAAAGAATCGCGCTTATTATCAAAGAATATTTGCCTAAAAACATTGAAATTCAGGTAAAAGGTTTTACCGACAACGTTCCTCCTCCCCCAACGTCTCCTTATGCGGACAACTGGGAGCTGAGTGCGGCCAGAGCTTTAAGCGTTCTTAAAATATTAATCAAAGACGGTGTAAATCCGAAACAGCTGAGTGCCGCCGCATACGGGGAATATCATCCTATAGCTGCTAATGCGACACCACAGGGAAGGGCTAAAAACAGACGGGTGGAAATATGGTTCTTCTCGAAGAAAAAACAAAATCAAAGTAAAATTGAAAAATCCGTATTAGACAAAGTTAAAAAATAG
- a CDS encoding motility protein A → MDLASVIGLVGALGLIIAAMAMGVGIGPYIDGQSVLIVVLGSIMTLFIANKMEMMTKFAKVFMIAIKPSYQPNYEELIKKLVDYATQARRDGILSLEQAAANEEDEFLKKGLSMAVDGNEPDTIRELLEIDLEQMDARHKKMASIFNSWAGLAGAMGMIGTLVGLVAMLLNMSDPSAIGPAMAVALLTTLYGAMIGNIFGGPIANKLGLRNDDEILAKTMIIEGIMSIQAGDNPRTLEAKLLSFLPPAQRKSQFE, encoded by the coding sequence ATGGATTTAGCAAGTGTTATCGGGCTAGTAGGAGCGCTCGGTTTAATTATTGCCGCAATGGCAATGGGGGTGGGTATAGGTCCATATATCGACGGTCAGTCGGTGTTAATCGTTGTGCTTGGGTCAATTATGACGCTTTTTATTGCAAACAAAATGGAAATGATGACCAAGTTTGCAAAAGTTTTTATGATTGCCATCAAACCAAGCTATCAGCCAAATTACGAAGAATTGATTAAAAAACTTGTTGATTACGCCACACAGGCAAGACGCGACGGTATACTTTCACTTGAGCAGGCCGCCGCTAACGAAGAGGATGAGTTTCTGAAAAAGGGTCTTTCAATGGCCGTAGACGGAAACGAACCCGATACGATCAGAGAACTTTTGGAAATTGATCTTGAACAGATGGATGCCAGACATAAAAAGATGGCATCGATTTTTAACAGCTGGGCAGGTCTTGCCGGTGCGATGGGGATGATCGGTACTTTGGTCGGTCTTGTTGCGATGCTTCTTAACATGTCGGATCCTTCTGCGATTGGTCCGGCGATGGCGGTTGCGTTATTGACAACGTTATACGGTGCGATGATCGGGAATATTTTCGGAGGACCTATAGCCAATAAACTCGGACTTAGAAATGATGACGAAATACTTGCTAAAACAATGATAATTGAAGGAATTATGTCGATTCAGGCCGGAGACAATCCAAGAACGCTGGAAGCAAAACTGTTAAGCTTCCTGCCGCCGGCACAGAGAAAGTCACAATTTGAATAG
- the glmU gene encoding bifunctional UDP-N-acetylglucosamine diphosphorylase/glucosamine-1-phosphate N-acetyltransferase GlmU produces MLQIIILAAGKGTRMKSPTAKVLHKLCGKSMIEYIIEESLKLTDKIDIILNHQFDKVSETVNAYPVNIIKQDLENFPGTGGAVKEVPLSADKVLVLNGDMPLIKAEELKKFEEIDADIVMSVMKLDNPDGYGRVVIKEGKVEKIVEQKDANEEELKIPYVNAGVYLFKKAVLEKYLPKLSNNNKQKEYYLTDIIEMASKDALTIKAVEVDEENFKGVNSKKDLAHAEEIMCRRIKNFWMQNGVIMHLPDTIYIDAYSSFEGECEIGNGCVIKKSVIIESEIRPLSVIEEAVIKKSGVGPMARIRPKSELTDTHIGNFVEVKASKLKGIKAGHLSYLGDSEIDEGTNIGAGTITCNYDGKAKYKTKIGKNVFVGSDTQLIAPVTIEDDVMIAAGSTVNKDIKKGSLAISRAPLKIIKNFYYKFFGRQK; encoded by the coding sequence ATGCTTCAAATTATTATTTTAGCCGCAGGTAAAGGAACGCGTATGAAATCCCCCACTGCAAAGGTGCTTCATAAGCTATGCGGCAAAAGTATGATTGAATACATTATAGAAGAAAGTTTAAAACTTACAGATAAAATAGACATTATATTAAACCACCAGTTTGACAAAGTAAGCGAAACCGTAAACGCATATCCGGTAAATATTATAAAACAGGACCTTGAAAATTTTCCCGGAACGGGCGGAGCGGTTAAAGAAGTGCCGCTCAGCGCAGATAAGGTTTTGGTATTAAACGGCGACATGCCTCTAATTAAAGCCGAAGAGCTAAAAAAATTCGAAGAAATTGACGCGGATATCGTCATGAGCGTAATGAAACTGGATAATCCCGACGGTTACGGAAGAGTCGTAATAAAAGAAGGAAAAGTTGAAAAAATCGTCGAACAAAAAGACGCAAACGAAGAAGAGCTCAAAATTCCTTATGTGAATGCGGGAGTATATCTGTTTAAAAAAGCGGTTTTAGAAAAATATCTGCCAAAACTTTCAAACAACAATAAACAAAAAGAATATTATCTAACCGATATAATCGAAATGGCTTCAAAAGACGCCCTTACAATAAAAGCAGTCGAAGTTGATGAAGAAAACTTCAAAGGCGTAAATTCGAAAAAAGACCTTGCCCACGCGGAAGAGATAATGTGCAGGAGAATAAAAAACTTCTGGATGCAAAACGGGGTAATAATGCATCTGCCGGATACAATTTATATAGACGCTTATTCAAGTTTTGAGGGAGAGTGTGAGATAGGAAACGGATGTGTAATTAAAAAAAGCGTAATAATCGAAAGCGAAATCAGACCTTTAAGCGTAATAGAAGAAGCGGTTATAAAAAAAAGCGGCGTAGGACCGATGGCGAGAATCAGGCCTAAAAGCGAACTCACAGACACACATATAGGAAATTTCGTAGAAGTTAAAGCTTCTAAATTAAAAGGTATAAAAGCCGGCCATTTAAGCTATCTCGGAGACAGTGAAATAGATGAAGGTACGAATATAGGAGCCGGAACAATCACGTGCAATTATGACGGTAAAGCCAAATACAAAACGAAAATCGGCAAAAACGTATTTGTCGGAAGCGATACACAGCTTATAGCTCCTGTAACAATTGAAGACGATGTAATGATTGCCGCGGGCAGCACGGTAAACAAAGACATAAAAAAAGGCTCTCTTGCAATCAGCAGAGCCCCTCTTAAAATAATTAAAAACTTCTACTACAAGTTTTTCGGGAGACAGAAGTGA
- the coaBC gene encoding bifunctional phosphopantothenoylcysteine decarboxylase/phosphopantothenate--cysteine ligase CoaBC translates to MNILIGVTGSIAIYKTCELIRLFVKNGDSVRLVMSQAAAKFISPLTFETLTRQKVLIEQNEDWSSEMNHIDYAKWTDIYIIAPATANTVNKAANGIADNLLLQTYLACTAPVLFAPSANTNMYNHPTTQESFKKLNIIEANAGLLACGDEGIGKMAEPEEIFLRALRELNKDEFWQNKKVTVTAGGSIEKIDDVRFVSNFSSGKMGEALAKAFYIKGADVTLISSKEHNITKEIKQIKVQSAEDYYREILNSDPDYLIMAAAISDFKPSYTSGKLKKEQIGEKMILEMNKNIDILESLKDQKFKKIGFKAERDEQNAVKYAKNSLKKKNLNAVCLNLLTKNDFGSDENEIIFITNNSETVFTQDTKENIALKIADAVKHI, encoded by the coding sequence GTGAATATTCTTATCGGAGTAACCGGCAGCATAGCTATTTATAAAACATGCGAGCTTATAAGACTCTTTGTGAAAAACGGCGACAGCGTCAGGTTGGTTATGTCACAGGCAGCCGCAAAATTCATATCACCCCTTACATTCGAAACCTTAACAAGACAAAAAGTTTTAATAGAACAAAACGAAGACTGGTCAAGCGAAATGAACCATATTGATTATGCAAAATGGACAGATATTTACATAATAGCGCCCGCAACTGCAAATACAGTAAACAAAGCGGCAAACGGTATAGCGGACAATCTGCTGTTACAGACTTATCTGGCATGTACGGCACCGGTGCTTTTCGCTCCTTCCGCCAATACAAATATGTATAATCATCCAACAACCCAGGAAAGTTTCAAAAAGCTAAATATAATTGAAGCAAATGCGGGACTTCTTGCGTGCGGCGACGAAGGAATAGGCAAAATGGCCGAGCCGGAAGAAATATTTTTAAGAGCACTCAGGGAATTAAACAAAGACGAATTTTGGCAAAATAAAAAAGTAACCGTAACAGCAGGCGGAAGTATAGAAAAAATTGACGATGTAAGGTTTGTAAGCAATTTTTCAAGCGGTAAAATGGGAGAAGCTTTGGCTAAAGCCTTTTATATAAAAGGAGCCGACGTAACGCTTATCTCAAGTAAAGAACATAATATCACCAAAGAAATAAAACAGATAAAAGTTCAAAGCGCAGAGGATTATTACAGGGAAATATTAAATTCCGATCCCGATTATTTAATTATGGCTGCCGCAATTTCAGATTTTAAACCTTCATACACCTCCGGCAAACTTAAAAAAGAGCAAATAGGTGAAAAAATGATTTTGGAAATGAACAAGAATATCGATATTCTTGAAAGTCTGAAAGATCAAAAATTCAAAAAAATAGGTTTTAAAGCGGAAAGAGACGAACAAAATGCAGTCAAATACGCAAAAAACTCTTTAAAAAAGAAAAATCTCAACGCCGTTTGCCTGAATCTTCTTACAAAAAACGATTTCGGAAGCGATGAAAACGAAATAATTTTCATCACCAATAATTCGGAAACTGTTTTTACGCAGGACACTAAAGAAAACATAGCTTTGAAGATAGCCGATGCCGTTAAACATATCTAA
- a CDS encoding di-trans,poly-cis-decaprenylcistransferase, producing MHIAIIMDGNGRWAKKRGLKRIEGHKKGAETVRKITEYCAQNDEISYLTLYAFSTENWKRPKMEVEFLMKLLENYLEKELETYIKNDIRFETIGDISKFSDKLKKRIELTKEKTKNNKKLTQILALNYGSKNEITRAVKKLIDKNEEITEENIQNNLDISRDVDLLIRTSGEIRLSNFLLWQCAYAEMFFTNTLWPDFTPEELDKIIKSFHLRERRFGGI from the coding sequence ATGCATATAGCTATCATTATGGACGGAAACGGGAGATGGGCGAAAAAAAGAGGTTTAAAAAGAATAGAAGGACATAAAAAAGGTGCCGAAACGGTCAGAAAAATCACCGAATACTGTGCACAGAATGACGAAATATCCTATTTAACGCTATACGCTTTTTCTACTGAAAACTGGAAAAGACCCAAAATGGAAGTAGAATTTTTAATGAAACTTCTGGAAAATTATCTGGAAAAAGAGCTTGAAACATATATTAAAAACGATATCAGATTTGAAACAATAGGCGATATTTCAAAATTTTCCGACAAACTGAAAAAAAGAATCGAACTCACAAAAGAAAAAACGAAAAACAATAAAAAACTTACGCAAATTTTGGCGTTAAACTACGGAAGCAAAAACGAAATAACAAGAGCCGTTAAAAAATTAATAGACAAAAACGAAGAAATCACAGAAGAAAACATACAAAACAATCTGGACATAAGCAGAGACGTGGATCTTTTAATAAGAACAAGCGGAGAGATCAGACTTAGCAATTTTCTGTTATGGCAGTGCGCTTACGCCGAAATGTTTTTTACAAATACTCTTTGGCCGGATTTTACACCCGAAGAACTTGATAAAATTATAAAATCGTTTCACCTGAGAGAAAGAAGATTCGGCGGAATATAA
- a CDS encoding A24 family peptidase — protein sequence MENIELLFVFLFGLCIGSFLNVVIYRLPKQKSIISPPSSCPACGTRIKPWHNIPIIGWLILKGRCASCGAKISVRYPIIELLTGIIAVIVYYKTGLNIFFIINFAVFSTLLALSMIDFDYKAVPDSLNLLALTLAFFNSTDILNNFTNALILMGGMSLIRYYVSYIIKREAMGEGDIIVAGTMGALLGVKLALIAIFIGSALAILPSIYNRIKNNDFELPFIPFLALGTFIVWIFNGYFELLWSNIYG from the coding sequence ATGGAGAATATCGAACTTTTATTCGTTTTTTTATTTGGACTTTGTATAGGAAGTTTTTTAAATGTAGTCATTTACAGACTGCCTAAACAAAAAAGCATAATATCGCCGCCTAGCAGCTGTCCGGCCTGCGGCACAAGAATAAAACCTTGGCATAACATTCCAATAATCGGATGGCTTATATTAAAAGGCCGATGTGCTTCATGCGGAGCAAAAATTTCTGTGCGTTATCCTATTATAGAACTGCTGACAGGCATAATAGCCGTAATTGTTTATTACAAAACCGGTTTAAATATATTTTTTATTATTAATTTTGCCGTATTTTCAACTCTTTTGGCACTGAGTATGATAGATTTTGACTATAAAGCGGTACCCGATTCACTTAATCTGCTTGCATTAACACTAGCGTTTTTTAATTCAACCGATATTTTAAACAATTTCACAAACGCATTGATATTAATGGGAGGCATGAGTTTAATCAGATATTATGTGTCATATATTATAAAAAGAGAAGCAATGGGCGAGGGAGATATTATCGTAGCGGGAACCATGGGAGCGCTTTTGGGAGTAAAACTTGCCTTAATCGCTATTTTTATAGGTTCGGCGCTAGCTATACTGCCTTCAATTTACAACAGAATTAAAAACAATGATTTTGAACTGCCTTTTATACCTTTTTTGGCGTTAGGCACATTTATCGTCTGGATATTCAACGGATATTTTGAATTATTATGGAGCAACATATATGGATAG
- a CDS encoding LptF/LptG family permease — protein sequence MDRLSKYLISGFWPIFLMIFLILFLITSIVIIISIANITSNIHITFAELFKMYMLSLPKVLFIALSISFFISIVSLFSKHSETQELVALFSLGVKPFKLLKPFFYFSILLTVINLIILFVSIPYAKIAFKNFKAQKQQEARFNFQTSQISQKFGEWNIFTTSKKAKKYENLILYNNKNNQLILAKYADLKTNKGYLTFELEKGNVYSFDKNAIINFDTMYINKKIPKSNYSIFRFSEYFQKFKKLFGFYLPFALLPVSLIFFIPPISFFHSRIHKNRSLVFAIALLVIYLVVTKTTSSLWINTLISILFFISGYIAFKRKTPF from the coding sequence ATGGATAGACTTTCAAAATATCTTATATCAGGCTTCTGGCCGATATTTTTAATGATATTTCTGATTCTGTTTTTAATTACGTCAATAGTTATTATCATATCCATAGCAAATATCACTTCAAACATTCACATAACGTTTGCGGAACTTTTTAAAATGTATATGCTTTCCCTTCCGAAAGTGCTGTTTATAGCATTATCTATTTCATTCTTTATTTCAATAGTTTCACTTTTTTCAAAACACAGCGAAACACAGGAGCTTGTAGCGCTATTTTCACTGGGAGTGAAGCCATTTAAACTTTTAAAACCGTTTTTTTATTTTTCAATTTTATTAACAGTAATAAATCTAATTATTCTCTTTGTTTCCATTCCTTATGCAAAAATAGCTTTTAAAAATTTCAAAGCACAAAAACAGCAAGAAGCAAGATTTAACTTCCAGACATCTCAAATATCCCAAAAATTTGGAGAATGGAACATTTTCACAACATCAAAAAAAGCTAAAAAATACGAAAATCTTATTTTATACAATAATAAAAACAATCAGTTAATCCTTGCAAAATACGCCGATTTAAAAACTAACAAAGGCTATTTGACTTTCGAGCTTGAAAAAGGAAACGTTTATTCGTTTGATAAAAACGCAATAATAAATTTCGACACTATGTATATAAATAAAAAAATCCCTAAAAGCAACTATTCGATTTTCAGATTTTCCGAATATTTTCAAAAGTTTAAAAAACTTTTCGGATTTTATCTTCCTTTTGCGCTGCTGCCTGTCAGTCTGATATTTTTTATTCCCCCTATTTCGTTTTTTCACTCCAGAATACACAAAAACAGGTCTCTGGTATTTGCCATTGCCCTGCTTGTAATATATTTAGTTGTTACGAAAACGACATCATCGCTGTGGATAAATACACTCATCAGTATTCTGTTTTTTATTTCAGGTTATATCGCTTTTAAAAGGAAAACGCCATTTTAA
- the truA gene encoding tRNA pseudouridine(38-40) synthase TruA, whose translation MSYDGSKFYGMQKQPDKITVQGEIENSLQKLNISSAVTHAGRTDRGVHALNQVIAFDIPDFWEINKLKNSLNKILHPYIHIKKLEFANAGFNPRFDAKKRSYRYILSHVYSPHTSDYITYYPQKIDIPLIKKALKRFEGKHDFEYFAKTGSEVNSYIREIYKTEIYKYKSFTVIKIAGNGFLRGQIRLIVDFILKINENILTLDDLDKQLSKKELISKHLAPPNGLYLERIWY comes from the coding sequence ATCAGCTATGACGGAAGCAAATTTTACGGTATGCAAAAACAGCCTGACAAAATCACCGTTCAGGGAGAAATTGAAAATTCTCTACAAAAACTAAACATATCTTCAGCCGTAACACATGCAGGAAGGACTGACAGAGGAGTTCACGCCCTTAACCAGGTAATTGCCTTCGACATCCCAGACTTTTGGGAAATTAACAAACTTAAAAATTCTTTAAATAAAATCCTCCACCCATATATACATATTAAAAAACTTGAATTTGCAAATGCCGGCTTTAACCCAAGATTTGATGCCAAAAAAAGAAGCTACAGATACATTTTATCACATGTTTACTCACCTCATACTTCAGATTACATAACTTATTATCCTCAAAAAATAGACATACCGCTTATAAAAAAGGCCCTTAAACGTTTTGAAGGAAAACACGATTTTGAGTATTTTGCCAAGACCGGAAGTGAAGTTAACTCATATATAAGAGAAATTTACAAAACGGAAATTTACAAATATAAATCATTTACTGTAATTAAAATAGCCGGAAACGGCTTTTTAAGAGGACAGATAAGACTTATTGTGGATTTTATACTGAAAATAAACGAAAACATTTTAACATTGGACGATTTAGACAAACAGCTTTCGAAAAAAGAGCTTATATCCAAGCATTTAGCACCGCCTAACGGGCTTTATCTTGAGAGAATATGGTATTAG